The following are encoded together in the Desulfobotulus pelophilus genome:
- a CDS encoding 16S rRNA (uracil(1498)-N(3))-methyltransferase — MNLLIVHPNDFISENMVSISGPRLHHIRNILKTDIDQSLAMGILNGSIGTGILASRNESRDLFQVQFSSPPPPALNVTLILALPRPKVFRRILQSITSLGVKHIILLHAFRVEKSYWQSPFLSDTSIFTQCIKGLEQAKDTMVPFIQMEKKFKPFVEDQLPLLLKDKKGYIAHPYCESSFGNPEPPAVVAIGPEGGFIPYEVQLLEKAGMQSFSMGARILTTETAASVLLSRFLPF, encoded by the coding sequence TTGAATTTACTTATTGTGCACCCCAACGACTTTATATCGGAAAATATGGTATCCATATCCGGTCCAAGGCTCCATCATATAAGAAACATATTGAAAACGGATATAGATCAAAGCCTTGCCATGGGTATTCTCAACGGTTCAATAGGTACGGGTATTCTGGCTAGCAGAAATGAAAGCAGGGATCTGTTTCAGGTACAGTTTTCAAGTCCGCCTCCACCGGCCTTAAACGTAACTCTTATCCTCGCCCTTCCTCGTCCCAAGGTATTCAGGCGCATTCTTCAATCCATTACCAGCCTTGGAGTGAAACACATTATTCTTCTCCATGCCTTCAGGGTTGAAAAAAGTTACTGGCAAAGTCCGTTTCTGTCTGACACCTCTATTTTTACGCAATGCATCAAAGGTCTTGAACAGGCTAAGGACACAATGGTACCCTTTATTCAGATGGAAAAAAAATTCAAACCCTTTGTTGAAGATCAACTGCCCCTTCTTCTGAAAGATAAAAAAGGATATATTGCACACCCATATTGCGAATCCTCTTTTGGTAATCCTGAACCCCCTGCCGTTGTTGCCATTGGTCCTGAAGGTGGATTTATTCCCTACGAGGTCCAATTACTGGAAAAAGCAGGTATGCAGTCCTTTTCCATGGGTGCACGTATCCTTACAACAGAAACAGCCGCATCCGTTCTTCTTTCACGATTTCTTCCTTTTTAA
- a CDS encoding Hsp20/alpha crystallin family protein, translating into MSYIKIRFGSEFDQSRSCGGSVSEMFTSVNPMFSVGQRRWNPSMDIYETEDHIIILAEIAGVEKENLELEISHKAIRIHGTRNCKISMSNTTYRLAEIFYGCFERVLFLPTTIDTEKVSASYTNGFLEINLTKKNSRNIHRVEIQSD; encoded by the coding sequence ATGAGCTACATTAAGATTCGTTTTGGATCGGAATTTGATCAGTCCCGAAGCTGCGGAGGTTCCGTTTCAGAAATGTTCACTTCCGTAAATCCCATGTTTTCCGTTGGCCAGAGAAGGTGGAATCCTTCCATGGATATTTATGAAACAGAAGATCATATTATCATTCTTGCGGAAATTGCTGGTGTTGAAAAAGAAAATCTTGAACTGGAAATCAGCCATAAGGCCATACGTATTCATGGAACGCGTAATTGTAAAATATCCATGTCAAATACCACCTACAGACTGGCGGAAATATTTTATGGTTGTTTTGAGAGAGTCCTTTTCCTGCCCACAACCATAGATACGGAAAAGGTCAGTGCATCCTACACCAATGGTTTTCTGGAAATTAACCTTACCAAAAAAAATTCCCGAAATATTCACCGCGTTGAAATTCAGTCCGATTAA
- the lon gene encoding endopeptidase La, protein MQEQQPSLELSQEKLPEILPILPLHDVVLFPKMVLPLVVRQEQSVQLIDEVMGKDRIVGFIAVKKNKDKGNPFTSPEELYETGCGAIILKMAKGEDNRAQLLVQGISRFSLKEYNAHNPYLVANIRQIEEPETKGKEIDALTSNLLDLYIQVVELSPGLPQEMAQMARNIDEPGVLADMITSTINTSHEEKQKILEITDLKKRLREVTKIVNYQLEILKIGSKIQTQVKEDMGQKQKEFYLRQQLKAIRDELGESDEPTVEVDDYRAKIAEKKLSEEARKEAERELKRLSRMHPSSAEYNVVTTYLDWMVALPWGHSTEDIIDIKKARKILDDDHYGLEKAKKRILEYLAVRKLKPDSKGPILCLAGPPGTGKTSLGRSIAKALGREFVRMALGGVRDEAEIRGHRRTYVGALPGRIIQALRRAGTDNPVFILDEIDKLGNDFRGDPSSALLEVLDPEQNHSFVDHYVDVPFDLSKVMFITTANVLHTIPPALRDRMEVIELSGYTLDEKVKISNRYIIPRQRKAHGINANQITFTNGSVRHIIEDYTREAGLRNLEREIASICRGVASRIAEGEAENVSINVMNIPRYLGPKKIHNEVNTNIKVPGVAVGLAWTPAGGDVLVIEAKAMKGKGKLTLTGQLGDVMKESVSAAMSFIKADASRLQIPEDFFENHDLHIHVPAGAIPKDGPSAGVTMLTAITSLATGRKVNQNLAMTGEITLRGEVLPVGGIKEKVLAAHRAGIRTLILPKWNEKDTEEIPKKIKKEIIFYFPDKMLDVLDIALEKGENIKKETSKEKQKPPRKPAENK, encoded by the coding sequence ATGCAGGAGCAGCAGCCGTCCCTGGAACTGAGCCAGGAAAAATTACCCGAAATCTTACCCATTCTTCCCCTTCATGACGTGGTCCTTTTCCCTAAAATGGTGCTGCCGCTGGTTGTACGTCAGGAACAGTCCGTACAACTGATTGATGAAGTAATGGGTAAAGACCGAATTGTCGGATTTATTGCCGTTAAAAAAAATAAAGATAAAGGAAATCCTTTCACTTCACCCGAAGAACTCTATGAAACAGGTTGCGGTGCCATCATATTAAAAATGGCCAAAGGAGAGGACAATCGTGCCCAGCTTCTCGTTCAGGGTATCAGCCGCTTTTCCCTTAAGGAATACAACGCCCATAATCCCTACCTCGTTGCCAATATCCGGCAGATAGAAGAACCGGAAACCAAAGGCAAAGAAATAGATGCCCTTACTTCCAATCTGCTTGACCTTTACATACAGGTTGTGGAGCTTTCTCCCGGTCTTCCGCAGGAAATGGCTCAAATGGCCAGAAACATTGATGAGCCCGGTGTTCTTGCGGATATGATTACCTCAACTATCAATACGAGCCATGAAGAAAAACAAAAAATCCTTGAAATTACGGACCTTAAAAAACGACTCAGGGAAGTCACTAAGATTGTTAATTATCAGCTTGAAATTCTCAAAATTGGTTCCAAAATTCAGACGCAGGTAAAAGAAGATATGGGCCAGAAGCAAAAAGAATTTTATCTGAGACAACAGCTCAAGGCCATTCGGGATGAACTGGGTGAAAGTGATGAACCCACAGTTGAAGTGGATGATTACCGCGCTAAGATAGCAGAAAAAAAACTTTCCGAAGAAGCCAGAAAAGAAGCGGAAAGGGAGCTGAAACGTCTTTCCAGAATGCACCCATCTTCTGCAGAATACAATGTTGTTACAACCTATCTTGACTGGATGGTGGCCCTGCCATGGGGTCATTCAACGGAAGATATTATTGATATTAAAAAAGCCAGAAAAATTCTGGATGATGATCACTATGGACTTGAAAAGGCAAAAAAACGCATACTTGAATACCTCGCTGTCCGTAAACTGAAACCGGATTCCAAAGGCCCCATACTCTGCCTTGCCGGACCTCCCGGAACGGGAAAAACATCCCTTGGTCGATCCATAGCCAAAGCTTTGGGCAGGGAGTTTGTTCGCATGGCCTTAGGAGGCGTACGCGATGAGGCTGAAATAAGGGGTCACAGAAGAACTTACGTAGGTGCACTCCCCGGAAGAATTATCCAGGCACTACGAAGGGCCGGAACGGATAACCCCGTATTTATTCTTGATGAAATAGATAAGCTGGGCAATGATTTCAGAGGAGATCCATCATCCGCCCTGCTTGAAGTACTGGATCCGGAACAGAATCATTCTTTTGTGGATCATTACGTTGATGTACCCTTTGATCTCTCCAAGGTTATGTTCATCACAACGGCTAATGTGCTGCATACCATACCACCGGCACTGAGAGACCGCATGGAAGTTATTGAACTTTCCGGGTACACGCTGGATGAAAAAGTAAAAATATCAAACAGATATATTATACCCAGACAGAGAAAAGCCCATGGCATCAATGCCAACCAGATAACCTTTACCAATGGTTCCGTACGTCATATTATTGAAGATTATACCCGTGAGGCAGGACTTAGAAATCTTGAAAGGGAAATTGCCTCCATATGCAGAGGCGTGGCAAGCCGCATAGCGGAAGGAGAAGCGGAAAACGTTTCTATTAACGTGATGAATATTCCCAGATACCTGGGACCTAAAAAAATTCATAACGAGGTGAATACCAACATCAAGGTTCCAGGGGTTGCCGTGGGACTTGCATGGACTCCTGCCGGTGGTGATGTGCTGGTCATTGAGGCCAAAGCCATGAAAGGGAAGGGGAAACTCACCCTTACGGGACAGCTGGGGGATGTCATGAAAGAATCTGTATCCGCAGCCATGAGTTTTATAAAGGCAGATGCATCCCGTCTTCAGATTCCAGAAGACTTTTTTGAAAATCATGATCTTCACATCCATGTACCTGCCGGTGCTATTCCAAAAGACGGGCCTTCAGCAGGGGTAACCATGCTCACAGCCATAACCTCTCTGGCAACGGGCAGAAAAGTGAACCAGAACCTTGCCATGACCGGAGAAATAACCTTGCGGGGTGAAGTGCTTCCCGTAGGCGGTATTAAGGAAAAGGTACTCGCCGCACACAGAGCGGGAATAAGAACGCTGATTCTTCCCAAATGGAACGAAAAAGATACGGAAGAAATACCTAAAAAAATCAAAAAAGAAATTATTTTTTACTTTCCGGATAAAATGCTGGACGTTCTGGATATCGCCCTTGAAAAAGGGGAAAATATAAAAAAGGAAACATCAAAAGAAAAACAAAAGCCACCCAGAAAACCGGCAGAGAACAAATGA
- the gyrB gene encoding DNA topoisomerase (ATP-hydrolyzing) subunit B, with protein MTENTYTAKNIKILEGLEAVRKRPSMYIGNIESEGLHHLVYEVVDNSIDEAMAGYCDRIEITIHTDNSVTVKDNGRGIPTEIHEKEGVPAAEVVLTKLHAGGKFDNDTYKVSGGLHGVGISVVNALSDLLELTIWQKGNVFFQTFSKGKKTSELKIIGETDLTGTQVHFKPDTTVMNTDSFVYEILSRRMRELAFLNKGIRIVIEDERSDERDDFHYEGGIRSFVEYLNRHHALIHDPIVIEGKRNDVQIEVAIQYNDSFNEKIQSFANNIHTVEGGFHLSGFKGALTRTLNAYASGDHIPKNMQAKISGDDVREGLTAIVSIRIKEPQFEGQTKTKLGNSEVKGLVESLVNEKLNLFFEENPSIARKIIVKAVEAARAREAARRARDLARSKGGMADATLPGKLAECQYSDPKERELFLVEGDSAGGSAKQARDRRFQAILPLRGKILNVEKARFDKILKSEEVKNIITVLGAGIGREEFDIEKVRYHKIVIMTDADVDGSHIRTLLLTFFYRQVPEVIAKGYMYIAQPPLYRIGKGKGGIYLKDENEYSRYLLKRVCDLKHIYVHNEETPLESEVLYTFLKNLDLFMLNQEKLQRKGYEPELMDILLGEGIKEKEDLKNEELMQRVHNHLLASGYEINQFMWNAERDIFELVVTSPERKISLEEEYATVREKKPVRIGRSFIFSQEYQRCADLSQKIKEFNRPPFQISSKETDNRETLGNLRSFYKKINEEAKKGINIQRYKGLGEMNPDQLWETTMDPDKRRLLQVKVEDAQVADDIFTLLMGDEVEPRREFIQNNALEVTMIDM; from the coding sequence ATGACTGAAAATACCTATACAGCTAAAAATATAAAAATACTTGAAGGCCTTGAAGCCGTCCGTAAACGTCCTTCCATGTACATTGGTAACATTGAAAGTGAAGGTCTCCATCATCTGGTTTATGAGGTAGTGGATAACTCCATTGATGAAGCCATGGCAGGATATTGTGACAGGATTGAAATCACTATCCATACGGACAACAGTGTAACCGTCAAAGATAACGGCAGGGGAATCCCCACTGAAATACACGAGAAAGAAGGGGTACCTGCGGCAGAAGTGGTTCTTACCAAACTTCATGCTGGTGGAAAATTCGATAATGATACCTATAAGGTTTCAGGTGGTCTTCACGGTGTTGGGATTTCCGTTGTCAATGCACTTTCAGATCTTCTGGAACTGACTATCTGGCAAAAAGGAAATGTTTTTTTTCAAACTTTTTCCAAAGGAAAAAAGACTTCCGAACTAAAGATCATTGGTGAAACGGATCTGACCGGAACACAGGTTCATTTCAAACCTGATACAACGGTAATGAATACGGACAGCTTTGTTTACGAAATTTTAAGCCGACGTATGCGTGAGCTCGCCTTTCTGAATAAAGGGATTCGTATCGTCATAGAAGATGAAAGATCCGATGAACGGGATGATTTCCATTATGAAGGTGGGATACGGTCCTTTGTCGAATATCTGAATCGTCATCATGCTTTGATTCATGATCCCATTGTTATTGAAGGAAAACGCAATGATGTTCAGATAGAAGTTGCCATTCAGTACAATGATTCCTTCAATGAAAAAATTCAGTCTTTTGCAAATAATATTCATACTGTGGAAGGCGGTTTTCATCTCAGTGGATTCAAGGGAGCCCTTACCCGTACCTTGAATGCCTATGCTTCCGGGGACCATATCCCTAAAAATATGCAGGCCAAAATATCCGGAGATGATGTCCGTGAAGGACTGACAGCCATTGTCAGTATTCGAATAAAAGAACCTCAGTTTGAAGGCCAGACGAAAACCAAACTTGGGAACTCTGAGGTTAAGGGGTTGGTTGAATCTCTGGTAAACGAAAAGCTGAATCTGTTTTTTGAAGAAAATCCTTCCATTGCAAGAAAAATTATTGTGAAGGCTGTGGAAGCTGCCCGTGCCAGAGAAGCAGCCAGGCGTGCAAGAGATCTTGCCAGAAGCAAGGGAGGAATGGCCGATGCAACACTACCCGGAAAACTTGCAGAATGTCAGTATTCCGATCCCAAAGAAAGGGAACTCTTTCTTGTGGAGGGCGATTCTGCCGGAGGTTCGGCAAAGCAGGCAAGGGACAGAAGATTTCAGGCTATTCTACCCTTGAGGGGTAAGATATTAAACGTTGAAAAAGCACGTTTTGACAAGATTCTGAAAAGTGAAGAAGTCAAAAATATAATTACCGTTCTTGGTGCTGGAATAGGCAGGGAAGAATTTGATATTGAAAAGGTCCGGTATCATAAAATTGTTATTATGACGGATGCGGATGTGGATGGTTCCCATATCCGGACTCTGCTTCTTACCTTTTTCTACAGGCAGGTTCCTGAGGTTATAGCAAAAGGGTATATGTATATTGCCCAGCCTCCTCTGTACCGTATAGGAAAAGGAAAGGGTGGCATTTATCTTAAAGATGAAAATGAATACAGCCGTTATCTGCTGAAAAGGGTCTGTGACCTGAAACATATTTATGTTCATAACGAAGAAACACCTCTGGAAAGTGAGGTTCTCTATACATTTTTAAAAAATCTTGACCTTTTTATGCTGAATCAGGAAAAACTCCAGCGCAAGGGATATGAACCCGAGCTGATGGATATTCTGCTGGGAGAAGGCATAAAGGAAAAAGAGGACCTTAAAAACGAAGAACTGATGCAGCGTGTCCACAATCATCTCCTTGCTTCCGGATATGAAATAAACCAGTTTATGTGGAATGCAGAGAGGGATATTTTTGAACTGGTGGTAACATCTCCGGAAAGGAAAATATCGCTGGAAGAAGAATATGCAACAGTCAGGGAGAAAAAACCCGTAAGAATAGGGAGAAGTTTTATTTTTTCCCAAGAGTATCAGAGATGTGCCGATTTAAGCCAGAAAATAAAAGAATTTAACAGGCCTCCTTTCCAAATTTCTTCTAAAGAGACAGACAACAGGGAAACATTAGGTAATCTCAGGTCTTTTTATAAAAAAATCAATGAAGAAGCTAAAAAAGGAATTAATATTCAGCGCTATAAGGGCCTTGGTGAGATGAACCCGGACCAGCTGTGGGAAACCACTATGGATCCTGATAAAAGGAGACTGTTACAAGTCAAGGTTGAAGATGCTCAGGTTGCCGATGATATTTTTACCCTGCTTATGGGTGATGAGGTTGAGCCCAGACGTGAGTTTATCCAGAATAATGCACTGGAAGTGACCATGATTGACATGTGA
- the dnaN gene encoding DNA polymerase III subunit beta codes for MKCRLIKNEINEVLAKIQGIAGRKTNLFITSTVRLTGEQDGTLRIESTDLETDFTGIYPADIQETGTVCINAKKLYEIVKSFPSETILLSEIENRWIEIGENNLLFHIVGMNPEDFPEIGRDTDTSFIAVDSHHFKKMIEKNISIPALVEEKRIYTQGLYMESFTNEEGNSFIRGVSTDSKRMVKYDMPSAQEFPFKEGSPFLLIPKKGLAELLKFLDTNLPVNIGVLNNRFVVAKETEIFSITLLEGGFPGYQDIMQMDPENIIVFNRQELIMSLRRMSILSDDEFRSIIFSFDRDKLTLMTSNPDMGESHEELTISFEREGFEVAFNPKFFMDALALVEEEEVHVYIHNSQTPCIIKGKSDNHFTSVIMPIRI; via the coding sequence ATGAAATGCCGACTCATAAAAAATGAAATCAATGAAGTCCTTGCAAAAATTCAAGGCATAGCAGGAAGAAAAACCAATCTTTTTATAACGTCTACCGTACGTCTTACGGGTGAGCAGGATGGAACCCTGCGCATAGAATCAACGGATCTTGAAACAGACTTTACGGGTATCTATCCTGCCGATATACAGGAAACGGGAACTGTTTGCATTAATGCTAAAAAACTATACGAAATAGTTAAAAGTTTCCCTTCAGAAACAATTCTTCTCAGCGAAATAGAAAACAGATGGATCGAAATAGGAGAAAATAATCTTCTTTTTCATATTGTAGGTATGAACCCTGAAGATTTTCCTGAAATCGGAAGGGATACGGATACATCTTTTATTGCCGTGGATAGCCACCATTTTAAAAAAATGATCGAAAAAAATATATCCATACCAGCCCTTGTTGAAGAAAAACGAATCTACACTCAGGGATTGTATATGGAATCATTTACAAATGAAGAAGGAAACAGTTTTATTCGTGGTGTGTCAACGGATTCCAAAAGGATGGTTAAGTATGATATGCCATCGGCACAAGAGTTTCCTTTTAAAGAAGGAAGTCCTTTTCTACTGATACCTAAAAAAGGTCTTGCAGAACTGCTCAAATTTTTAGATACGAACCTTCCTGTCAATATTGGTGTACTGAATAACCGCTTTGTGGTTGCCAAAGAAACAGAAATTTTTTCCATAACCCTTCTGGAAGGAGGCTTCCCCGGTTATCAGGATATCATGCAGATGGATCCGGAAAATATTATTGTTTTTAACAGACAGGAACTCATCATGAGCCTTCGCAGAATGTCCATTCTGTCTGATGATGAATTCAGATCCATCATATTTTCCTTTGACAGGGATAAACTCACCCTCATGACATCCAATCCCGATATGGGAGAATCCCATGAAGAACTGACAATTTCCTTTGAAAGGGAAGGGTTTGAAGTTGCCTTTAATCCAAAGTTTTTTATGGATGCCTTAGCCCTGGTAGAAGAAGAAGAGGTTCATGTTTATATTCATAACAGTCAGACACCCTGTATTATAAAAGGAAAATCTGACAATCACTTCACATCCGTAATTATGCCGATAAGAATATAA